In the genome of Columba livia isolate bColLiv1 breed racing homer chromosome 1, bColLiv1.pat.W.v2, whole genome shotgun sequence, the window AGTTCAGTTTTCAGCAGGTTTTgccacccccttttttttaataaataaaatgttgtcCTTACTTAGTTTCCAGATTAAGAACTATTATTAAAAGCAGTCACAGACCCAATTACCACCCtgaaaacaccaccaaaatGCACTACAATATTCTTTTATTTAGTTTACAGAAGAGTCTATCAGTACAGgttgcagaaagaaaatgtttagtgctatttacaatttttttttaaaactctgcTCTATACAAATTTAATTCGGATCAGTATGAacaatattttttgtaaatCTACTGCATATAAAGCATTTCATCAAAGCAGTAACAATGAATAAAATAACCTCATTACATTTGAATGATGCCAATCATTCGAAAAAAACGATTACACGGAACATCTGTAAGAGTTGTGGACACTTAAGTACAGAACACAATGTCAACCTGTGACTCATTTTTAAAGGCTAAAGCTATTTATATGGAATATTGTTCTATTATACTACACGCCAATCTATATTTCACTTCTATAGTTATGTAGTTTAtaagatttttattaaatatattctaCACATATTTGTAATTTCACCCAGGAAGAGTTCCTCCcagtgaaaaaatataaaatcttttatattttttattttttatttattttttacaggtTTAGATGAAACTAGCTCATGCTTTAGTGCTGTGCAAATTTCTTTAGCATATCAACGTTTAAATTATTGatatgaaataaaagaatgGCATCCTTTTTAATTATGTATGCCTTCAAAAATCAGCTTCTGATTTTAATACCATTGCAAGCACTAATACCAAATGCAGATtacataaagaaacaaaactagtaCTATggcagaggtttttctttttgctttttaaacttcAGTAATTCTTTTGAAGTCTCTAATGAGTAAGCATGACACTGGACACTAAGGTACAGATGAGAAAATGTCTGAAAAACACCAATTGCCAATATTCAAATACATAAAATTGATTAGTAAATGATGTTTGCTAACACTTATGCACAATAATAAAAGCCTATGAACTACAGGAAATTACCCCTCCCATATTAAGGCTAGGAAATGCACTCTCTGCGCTTGTTTGTGCTGTCGGAATAAGCACTCAACTAACATATGTGATCAGAGTGCAcgcaataacaaaaaaaagaatcagtTTCATCAGCCCTCTACAGAGTGCTTTTAAATTACAGGCacatagttttttgtttgttgcagGGAAAATATATATAGTTAGACTTGGTTTAGTTAGTATTCTGTGCCAGTTCGGCCACCAAGGTTGACTTAGGTAGAAAGGACTTAAcagtttttcctttgatttgGCCATAAGTgagatttgttttaattacagaCATACTGGTGTTCAGTGTTGCATTAGAAACTCTAGGTTATTACTAGGTCTCTCAAATATTGTTAGAGATAGTTGATGAGAAATATACTGTCAACCATACTTAGTGCAAATCGCCTCTACAAAGTTTGATTGGTTAGATCCAGTTAATGGAGATTTTTGTGGTAGCAAAATGATTCCTGCTATGGAAAAGaacacattaatttttctgGAGATTGAATTATTTCAAGAACTGATGTACTGTAAGATTATTCAATAAACAGTAAGCAGgaattacaaaaacaaacaatgaaagTGTTCATAGatttctctcttaaaaaaaccccaaactaatGAGACAGTGTTCGTGTAATATTTCAGTTCCATGGATTTACAGACAGGCTCTTCCTACAGGTGTCCGAAGCAAGGCAGGGCCCCTTCTATTCCAGCAGCATGAAAGACAAAGACTATATTACATCACACTTAGCAGGTAAAGCTAACAGGGTTTACAGGATTACACAGCAATTGCTTTCTCCAGTTTTTTCACGGTTCCTTTGACCTGTGGAGCAAGAAGAAAGTTTTGCTTATATGCCATTTCTAAAGTAATTAGGTTGGTATGTGTTCGAGTATGCTTGACACAggtatgttttttaaaatgatttttagtttaaaaattatgttttcttcttattattatACACATGCATACATAACTGAAAAATGAATCACGAGTAGTTTTTGACAATAAAAACGAAAGCTTTTAAGGTTTGAGGAAATGTCTGCATTCTATAAAAATGGTaaagcacaaaattaatttcttagttttctataaaaaaagatgtaaaaagCATTCCATTACTTGCTTCACAAAAGACTGCAAGGACTTTTCTCTACTATGAAATACTCAGAAAGCCTACAAGAGATCTCACTGCTTTGCCACGCACTTGAGTAAGAAACACCTCCAGCACACAACGTACCTTGAGAGTTTGGCTCTGGCAATGTCTCTCTAGCCACCAAATGCATGACTGTTGTTTTGCCAAAAGGAAGTTTTAATgctgcaaaaggagaaagggagatTTATTAATACATTACAGGAGTCTTCTTTCTCTAAAACACCCAATTTAAACCACCTGTAATTGGATTAGCATCTATTCAAAAGTTCACACTGTTAGATTTGAAGTGCTTATTAAACAGATCTATAAAGGCGTTTCTGGCTAAAGTTTTGTAGATCAAGATATTGGGACCTGATAATTATCACTTAAAACACTGCATTCTTAGAGACATGATATTCCTGTTAGGAAACTTAGCTTTCCTCTTTTGAGTAGAAGTGGGCATTAATGCCAAGACTCAGATGCTAAGAACTCTTTATTGTTAAGGATGCAAAAAAGTGGTTAATTCAGCCACAAAATTGTTACTCCCAAGACATCAAAACAGAGATGCTActtcagaacagatttttttaagacatACTTTGATCTATGGTACAGgttttccaaaatacaaaatgtctgcATCTTCCCTTTTAATATTAATCTGTAACATCATCTCTATGTGAAAAGTACCaaatttaaaacataataaGATAAGGTAGTTCTCACAATGTTGCCTTTGTGAGCTTTAGCAACGCAATTCATTCTGCTTGTTTCTGAAACTAAAATAATCACTTTCACATTCTGATTTCAGTGTACCAACACAATGCTGAATATATGGTTTGAGTATCGCAGCATAACACCAAATTTTCTAGTCTTCTTCAAATGAAAGGATTCTCTGTGTTTGTTATATTTATCAGATTCTCATTACCAGATTCAATATTCTGAACTTTGACTTATTCCAGTTATCTGAGGAGGGGAGTTATTTTTACAAGTTCTTTACATAACCTTGTTTCCTCTCTCCAACTCCTAAGATTCAGCATctttcttgattatttttctgagaaatgtAAGGTAAAGATATTCTAAGTTTAGTCCTCTCCCCttatagggggaaaaaagttagTGAAAAATGTAACAAGAATTTAACCctaaatacacaaaaaattCTGACTTGAGTAGAATTTGTCCTCTCAAATTGCATTTACATCTTCTATTTTCGCATGAAGTGCAccacagcattttaaatgaataaatgaataatgAATGTCCACTAAATCTGAACGCAACTGAAGATGAAAATGCCTATTTTATCACTACAGCATAGATTCAAAattcaggaataaaaaaattaaaaccaaacaaacagacaacAAACACACTAGTATTTGCTTACTACATGCATTCCATACAAGCCTAGCTACAACACTGCTATTAAATCATGTTCATTGCCCACGTATTCGTTTGAAAAAACGCAAGTTATGATTAAAACACAGGGGTAAGCATGTGGAGGGATACACAGATCCACAAGCCTCTTTGAAGGAGCTGTACTTTGGGAAAAGCCATCCCCACAGACAGTCAGATCTGAACGTTGCTTAGCTTACTTGAAGCACTGCCTGTGCCTGCCAGTAGGAGCTATTGATAACGTGAAGTCTGAAAAGGATTAAGTATTTTTGGTACTTGACTCTGTGACACAACTGAAAACTCTGCAAAGAGCATGACAGCAGTCTTTTAAACTCACGGGAAAGGGACTGCCTTCATGACAAACTCCTAGGAAGCCAGtacagaaagagcaaaacattacaaaataaTCACGTTAGGGACATCTTTCATAATATCAAGACACTTGAGGAGACTTGATTAGCGAGCTGTGAAGATTAATTATTTACAGTTATCAAGTAAAAGTATGCTaatatttcaattaaattatttcagctagTAGTTCGCATAGTTCACACAAGTTATTAGCAATTTCCAGCTTCTTGCTTGGAGCACCCTGTCGGAGCCTGAGCACCCAAACCCATGCCCACTCATCCTTTCTTGCTcttgtctttgttctttcacCCCTTTCTCTCAGTTAAACTAAACTTTCATTCCTTTCCCACCTGTTTAATTCCACTTttattccagattttttttttgtcagaattTACTTCTGTATGGCACAAGGTGGTTTGGCtacccttccccctccccaataaataagtaaaacatTGCCAACTACCATTATCTAACAAGTGTTACGGCATTACCATTATCTAACAAGTGTTACGGCAAGGCAgcaataaagaacaaaaaacagagAACTGTCGATTATGTGTTACCTccctatttaatattttttcaaatgcaaactgCAGACCAAATATTTAGCTAGAGGATGAAATTTCCTGCTGGAAGCTGAACAGAGCCTGCCTTGCCAGCCACCACCCAGCCCTTTCCGCGGGCAGGACACAACACCACGCTCTGGCGCGAGCACTGTGGGCAAGAGCAGCACAAGCAGCTTTCCAGAGGGGTCTGCTTCTCTTTACTACTTTCCAATGCCATCAGCTCTACTGTTCTTACAGTGACAGTCCATTCAGAGAAGCTGGCAAAAGAGATGGTTcctttaaaattagattttaaaccCAAAAGCcagctttttttcctatcaATTTGTCATTTTTTGATGCTGCTTAGTTTAAAAGAATCTCAAATTCATACGACACTACATAGACACGTGAAGTTACAACTAGAACATTACAATGTCATTTTAAATGTGAACAAAAATGGGCtcccattaaaaagaaaacaccaaactGTTTCCTTGGAAACTTTTCTTTCACTAGTTGATAAAGCGACTTTCAGCACACAGTAGGTCCAAATTCCAGTCAATATTTCCTAATCAcctaaagcaaataaaaccctAAGGGCCATAACTCAGTTATAGAGAGCTGCAGACAGAAAAGTTTATAAGAGTCTAAGAAACTAAATATTGTATTTAGTAAGAAATTCTGCACCCCATCTTTTAAAGATAACTAGTTCACTTAGGGTTACTTATAACGAACACCACAAACTAAAGCAACACTCTTTTCAGGCTGCTTCACGAACTGCTGTTCCTCTTTAAGCTCTATAACCTTACTCCAAATAACTTCATTAGTACTGAAGTAAGCCAacgtttgggggattttttcttttcttaaaacaatACAGCAACAAAGAGATCTCTGAAAAACACTAATATACATGTAGTATTCTTAGGGTAAAATCATGATGATTAAATTGCAACAGAATGAACTAAAATGTCCTGAACCCAAGTAAGTGTTTGAAATCCATAGACCTGAGTTAACGCAAGAGACAACAGCATACAGCTAATATTTTTCAGCTTAACTCGTTAAACAAtgcattaaatatattaaacaaatattcaaagttgttttggatttagacAAATGTTACTAAAGGGAACAAGCACTGGTGGTCAAGAGTAACACCTAGAGATGAATGGCAAAGAAAATGCCATTTAGCTATCCTTGCCTGGAAGATGTAAGGTAAGACTAGCATCTCTATAATTGCAGAGATGATCCAAgacttaacatttttctttcagctctaCTGCAACTGCTACTATCTGCATGCATTGGCACCTGGTAAACATACAAATTaaagagtaaataaaaatatcagagtTCTCCCAGCTGAATTGACAATGATCTTCTTTGTATATATAACAGCATTAAAAATTGATTTATATGGAGAGTAAATCTGTTCTAAAAGTACATCACTAGCCAACATCGTAATGGTACAATGTGAATCAATGGCTATATCATCCCAGTCACTTCTTGGAGGAAAGACCACCATAAGTAGtccagaaataatattttcaaaaagaatcttcaaaaacatttcatttgtgATTTTGTTCTATATTATCCTCTTTGTATTGCAGTCAAGTACCAAATGCACCAACAATCTGAACATACAGAGAAAGTAGgagtattaatttatttttaaactggcACAGAGAAGAGTGTCATTTGATTTCATCACTGCTATAGTTGGTATTCACACTGGCAACTTTTATCTACAAAAGTATAGATTATTGTTATAAATTTGTGCCAAATCTCCATCAAAGATACCCATCAAAATGTGTAATTGTGGGGAAAAACTTGCCACAAGGGGGCATAGTTGAATTGCATTTTCTTAGCATATGAAGTGAAGccatttacttttgttttcacataACTATGCAATTGTATCCCTGGGAGAGCACTGGACAGCAAGAATGCTTCCCCTCATTCTCATTCATAGAGTGTCTTCCTTCATTGCACTAAGATTTAAAGTGTTGTTTAACCCATTATCATAACCTgtagcaaacattttaaaatacttaagaCATTTTTATGAAGAAGCTTACCCTGCCAGTGCAATGTAAGAGAGGCAGAGCAATATATTCCATTTAGACAGACAACGAATAGCAGTATTACTCTTTCTTTATGCAAGAGACTTGACTTACCAGGTGGTACCTCCAAAAAGTTTAGCAACTAGTGGTCggaagatggaaaaataaataaaataaaatacacaataaAATACAGTGTCACTCtgtgcagaggaaaaaatagtatATAGCAAGCCATACTGCGATCTTGAGTAGTAAAGTAGTATTTACCACACTATAAATAAATATCCTCTTTGCCTGGTTATAATATGgataatgaaaattattttcataccTCCTAGTGTCACATTGCCATGAAGAAACCTCCCTTGATAAATAAGCCGCAAGATATTTGGACTGCTGACTTGCTCTTCTTCCCAATCTGAAGTGAGAGAATTTTCACAGTTATGTTGtaataaaaacatcttttgttATTTATCTCATCTTTACCCAGGAAAAAAACTGAGAACAGGACGCTTCTGCTTGAAACACTGAAGAGAGAGCATAGGCTGAAGATAAAGATGATTCAAGGGTAGCACTCCTGAAATGTAttcttaaatttattatttaacaTTGGGCATTGAAAAACACCATTTTATGCCTGCAAGTACAAATATTACTAACTTCACAGATTTAATGAGATATTTAGCACATATACAAATcctacagaaaacatttcataaCTGCAAGTTGCTTCCAGAGGCTTAATATCCACTTGGCTAGAAATGCCTTTATTTCTTCCCATTCAGAAGATTCTCAAGCTGAACTCCTCCTCACCAGTTAATTGCCCAACTGGAGCTGTTCCCCAGCGATGCAAAGCAGccacacacacagccagggcACATGTGGTGGATCATTTGAAAGATGATTctcagcccacagcactgaGGAGGCTCTGCAGGCTGCCCAGCGGCGGCAAGGACGGCCAAATCCAAACAGTGACATGTCCAGAGTGGACAGTGACCTGAGCAGCCCGAAACAGAGGGCTCTCACAGGGGGGACATGGACGGGTACATGGCAAAGAACTTCTCAAAGGACAATCTGTGGATGTTTTTGTCTGGCAAACAGTGATTCGGGAACAGCAAGCATGCATTTTCCTATAATGCTTAAGTTGTCATAAACCATTTATAAGCTTAATGTTCTTTTCCTACTCTTTACTGTACCCTTTCACAACGTGAACAACAAATAAATCTGTGCATTGCTTTCTGAATAAATATCATAAAACCTTGAAATGCTGAATTTAAATAGGTTCTCTAGGAATACAGTGTCATCTGTTTCTTAGCTGACCAGATATCTGGCAACAGCTGTTCACAAAtgttctctctttctgcctttGTAGTGTTTATATACCAAAATGAATATTCAGCAAGGGATCAGAAACCAAACTGTTCACTGAGAACATATAATTAACATACAGGCGCAGTGGCAACTG includes:
- the UBL3 gene encoding ubiquitin-like protein 3, translating into MSSSVPADMINLRLILVSGKTKEFLFSPNDSAADIAKHVYDNWPMDWEEEQVSSPNILRLIYQGRFLHGNVTLGALKLPFGKTTVMHLVARETLPEPNSQGQRNREKTGESNCCVIL